In a genomic window of Hippoglossus stenolepis isolate QCI-W04-F060 chromosome 17, HSTE1.2, whole genome shotgun sequence:
- the snx13 gene encoding sorting nexin-13 isoform X3, protein MLAEASLSIWGWGGLGVVLFLVTFGPFAIFYLAFYIFCFVGGGFAVTLLYGKINSEKHLEKCEHSYLPPTQIGIVKTLDEMKLEMKPIRIDRRLTGSSFIDEPLQQVIQFALRDYIQYWYYTLSEDESFILEIRQTLQNALVQFSTRSKEVDWQPYFTTRLVDDFATHLRVFRKAQDRLADREDKQRDITEELVDSFFEAEVEMERKICRDVVCTSNKDEEGFLRDLCELLLYLLLPPGDFHNKNMRYFLREVLARGVLLPLINQLSDPDYINQFVIWMIRDSSCNYEAFMNILKLTDKPPELEAVKDKVVEELQYLRSLDTAGDDINVIKNQINSLLFVKKVCETRIQRLQSGKEVDALKLAANFGKLCVIPLDHILVHNIALQFFMDFMQAAGAQAELFFWLTVEGYRVTAQQQLEAMQGWQKDGKKQPSATKGLLKAAALGVFEQYLSEKASPRVQVEEESVTKLGEKLQKEDPTPEIFDEIQRQVYDMMLRDERYYPSFKQSPLYVRMLAELDMLKEPSYRGSDDGDGESFNGSPTGSINLSLDDLSNSCHDESMHLHAFISDTADACLPGFWGAAGVCNDHGKTYALYAITVFRRNQDGSEDCWKTYRRYSDFHDFHMRITEQFENMASILKLPGKKTFNNMDRDFLEKRKKDLNAYLQLLMNPEMVKACPTLIPYVYDFLENKAYSKGKGEFARKFLHNPAHKKLPNQHMTSLVEIDTFVNPLKSSMRNVSNAVKALPDSLAEGMTKVSDNMGRMSERLGQDLKQSILKGPPLLPKSDIDPEHCRVSAQLDDNVDDNIPLRVMLLLMDEVFDLKEKNQWLRRNIKNLLQQLIRATYGDTINRKIVDHVDYLTSPEQVADYVKKFRDSYWPNGILAETTPRRDKSIRMRTRVAAKTSLLGIMPDELKHIIGADTTRKGILRVFDMFQYQPMNRRLVYVFLEGFLETMFPQYKFPELFVKLHSRSPRIHRYSQKLKSASLKR, encoded by the exons ATGCTCGCAGAG GCCAGTCTATCCATCTGGGGATGGGGGGGTCTTGGAGTCGTGCTGTTCCTCGTCACCTTTGGACCCTTTGCCATATTCTACCTGGCCTTTTATATCTTCTGCTTTGTTGGAGG GGGCTTTGCGGTCACTCTGCTCTATGGAAAGATCAACTCAGAGAAACACCTGGAGAAATGCGAGCACTCTTACTTGCCACCCACACAGATTGGTATAGTGAAG ACATTGGATGAGATGAAGCTAGAAATGAAGCCCATAAGGATTGACCGGAGATTGACTGGCTCCAGTTTTATAGATGAACCACTACAACAG gtgATCCAGTTCGCTCTGAGAGACTACATCCAGTACTGGTACTACACTCTGAGCGAAGATGAATCCTTTATATTGGAGAtcagacaaacactgcagaACGCACTCGTCCAGTTCTCCACACG GTCCAAAGAGGTGGACTGGCAGCCTTACTTTACCACTCGCCTGGTGGACGACTTTGCCACCCATTTACGTGTCTTCAGAAAAGCCCAGGATCGCCTCGCTGACAGAGAGGACAAGCAGA GAGACATAACGGAGGAGCTGGTGGACTCGTTCTTTGAAGCCgaggtggagatggagaggaagattTGCCGAGACGTAGTGTGCACTTCAAACAAAGACGAAGAAG gtttcCTTCGGGACTTGTGTGAGTTGCTTCTGTATCTGTTACTACCTCCTGGAGATTTCCACAACAAGAACATGAGATACTTCCTAAGG GAGGTGTTGGCTCGTGGTGTGCTGCTTCCTCTGATCAACCAGCTGAGCGACCCGGACTACATCAACCAGTTTGTCATCTGGATG ATTCGGGACTCCAGTTGTAACTATGAAGCCTTCATGAACATACTGAAGTTGACAGACAAACCTCCTGAGCTGGAGGCTGTCAAGGACAAGGTGGTGGAAGAGCTGCAGTATCTCCGCTCCCTGGACACTGCTGGAGATG ACATCAATGTGATCAAAAACCAGATAAACAGTCTTCTGTTTGTGAAGAAGGTTTGTGAGACCAGGATCCAGAGGCTGCAGTCTGGCAAG GAGGTGGACGCCTTGAAGCTGGCAGCCAACTTCGGCAAGCTGTGTGTTATCCCCCTGGATCACATCCTCGTCCACAACATAGCCCTGCAGTTCTTCATGG ACTTCATGCAGGCAGCGGGGGCGCAGGCCGAGCTGTTTTTCTGGCTCACTGTGGAGGGCTACAGGGTGAcggcacagcagcagctggaggccaTGCAGGGCTGGCAGAAAGACGGCAAGAAGCAGCCCAGCGCCACCAAAGGACTGCTGAAGGCCGCTGCACTCGGTGTCTTCGAACAATACCTCTCTGAAAAG GCATCTCCCAGGGTGCAGGTGGAAGAGGAGTCTGTAACTAAACTTggggagaagctgcagaaggaAGATCCCACGCCGGAGATATTTGACGAAATCCAGAGACAG GTGTATGACATGATGCTACGTGATGAGCGCTACTACCCCTCCTTCAAGCAGAGCCCTCTGTACGTCCGCATGCTCGCAGAGCTGGATATGTTGAAAGAACCAAGTTACCGGGGATCTGACGACGGCGATGGAGAGTCTTTCAATGGCTCTCCCACAGGAAGCATAAACCTA TCTTTGGACGACTTGTCCAACTCCTGCCATGATGAATCTATGCACCTTCATGCCTTCATCTCCGACAcag CTGACGCTTGTCTCCCCGGCTTCTGGGGTGCTGCAGGGGTTTGCAACGACCACGGTAAGACCTACGCGCTGTACGCCATCACTGTGTTCAGACGCAACCAGGATGGCAGCGAGGACTGCTGGAAGACCTACCGCCGCTATTCAGACTTCCATGACTTCCATATGAGGATCACTgaacag tttgagaaCATGGCGTCGATCCTCAAGCTGCCAGGAAAAAAGACATTCAACAACATGGACAGAGACTTCttagagaagagaaaaaaagacctCAATGCTTACCTACAG ttGCTGATGAACCCAGAGATGGTGAAGGCCTGCCCAACTCTGATTCCTTATGTCTACGACTTCCTAGAAAACAAGGCCTACAGCAAGGGCAAAGGAGAGTTCGCACGAAAG tttttgcataatcctgctcacaaaaaACTACCCAACCAACATatgacctccttggtggag ATAGACACATTTGTAAATCCTCTGAAGAGCTCAATGAGGAACGTGTCCAATGCGGTGAAGGCCCTGCCGGACAGTCTGGCTGAAGGAATGACCAAGGTATCTGACAACATGGGACGCATGTCAGAAAGACTGGGTCAGGACCTTAAACAGTCCATACTGAAG GGGCCCCCACTCCTCCCCAAGTCAGACATCGACCCTGAACACTGTCGAGTCTCCGCACAGCTCGATGACAAC GTGGACGATAACATCCCGCTGAGggtaatgctgctgctgatggatgaagtgtttgacCTGAAGGAGAAAAATCAGTGGCTGCGCAGGAACATTAaaaacctgctgcagcagctcatcagAGCGACATATGGAGACACCATCAACAG gAAAATCGTGGATCATGTGGACTACTTGACTTCACCAGAGCAGGTGGCTGACTATGTCAAGAAGTTCAG GGATTCCTACTGGCCCAACGGTATACTGGCTGAGACAACGCCCCGCCGGGACAAGAGCATCCGCATGAGGACACGAGTAGCTGCCAAGACCAGCCTGCTGGGTATCATGCCAg ATGAACTGAAGCACATCATTGGAGCGGACACCACGAGAAAGGGCATCCTGCGCGTCTTCGACATGTTCCAGTACCAACCAATGAACCGGCGGCTCGTCTACGTTTTCCTGGAGGGCTTCTTGGAGACAATGTTCCCCCAGTACAAATTCCCCGAGCTCTTTGTTAAGCTGCACTCCCGCTCACCGCGCATCCACAGATACAGCCAGAAACTCAAATCGGCCTCTCTCAAGAGGTGA
- the snx13 gene encoding sorting nexin-13 isoform X6, which yields MSNDPRERISTSQQTQASLSIWGWGGLGVVLFLVTFGPFAIFYLAFYIFCFVGGGFAVTLLYGKINSEKHLEKCEHSYLPPTQIGIVKTLDEMKLEMKPIRIDRRLTGSSFIDEPLQQVIQFALRDYIQYWYYTLSEDESFILEIRQTLQNALVQFSTRSKEVDWQPYFTTRLVDDFATHLRVFRKAQDRLADREDKQRDITEELVDSFFEAEVEMERKICRDVVCTSNKDEEGFLRDLCELLLYLLLPPGDFHNKNMRYFLREVLARGVLLPLINQLSDPDYINQFVIWMIRDSSCNYEAFMNILKLTDKPPELEAVKDKVVEELQYLRSLDTAGDDINVIKNQINSLLFVKKVCETRIQRLQSGKEVDALKLAANFGKLCVIPLDHILVHNIALQFFMDFMQAAGAQAELFFWLTVEGYRVTAQQQLEAMQGWQKDGKKQPSATKGLLKAAALGVFEQYLSEKASPRVQVEEESVTKLGEKLQKEDPTPEIFDEIQRQVYDMMLRDERYYPSFKQSPLYVRMLAELDMLKEPSYRGSDDGDGESFNGSPTGSINLSLDDLSNSCHDESMHLHAFISDTGVCNDHGKTYALYAITVFRRNQDGSEDCWKTYRRYSDFHDFHMRITEQFENMASILKLPGKKTFNNMDRDFLEKRKKDLNAYLQLLMNPEMVKACPTLIPYVYDFLENKAYSKGKGEFARKIDTFVNPLKSSMRNVSNAVKALPDSLAEGMTKVSDNMGRMSERLGQDLKQSILKGPPLLPKSDIDPEHCRVSAQLDDNVDDNIPLRVMLLLMDEVFDLKEKNQWLRRNIKNLLQQLIRATYGDTINRKIVDHVDYLTSPEQVADYVKKFRDSYWPNGILAETTPRRDKSIRMRTRVAAKTSLLGIMPDELKHIIGADTTRKGILRVFDMFQYQPMNRRLVYVFLEGFLETMFPQYKFPELFVKLHSRSPRIHRYSQKLKSASLKR from the exons ATGAGTAACGACCCTCGAGAACGAATTTCtacatcacaacaaacacag GCCAGTCTATCCATCTGGGGATGGGGGGGTCTTGGAGTCGTGCTGTTCCTCGTCACCTTTGGACCCTTTGCCATATTCTACCTGGCCTTTTATATCTTCTGCTTTGTTGGAGG GGGCTTTGCGGTCACTCTGCTCTATGGAAAGATCAACTCAGAGAAACACCTGGAGAAATGCGAGCACTCTTACTTGCCACCCACACAGATTGGTATAGTGAAG ACATTGGATGAGATGAAGCTAGAAATGAAGCCCATAAGGATTGACCGGAGATTGACTGGCTCCAGTTTTATAGATGAACCACTACAACAG gtgATCCAGTTCGCTCTGAGAGACTACATCCAGTACTGGTACTACACTCTGAGCGAAGATGAATCCTTTATATTGGAGAtcagacaaacactgcagaACGCACTCGTCCAGTTCTCCACACG GTCCAAAGAGGTGGACTGGCAGCCTTACTTTACCACTCGCCTGGTGGACGACTTTGCCACCCATTTACGTGTCTTCAGAAAAGCCCAGGATCGCCTCGCTGACAGAGAGGACAAGCAGA GAGACATAACGGAGGAGCTGGTGGACTCGTTCTTTGAAGCCgaggtggagatggagaggaagattTGCCGAGACGTAGTGTGCACTTCAAACAAAGACGAAGAAG gtttcCTTCGGGACTTGTGTGAGTTGCTTCTGTATCTGTTACTACCTCCTGGAGATTTCCACAACAAGAACATGAGATACTTCCTAAGG GAGGTGTTGGCTCGTGGTGTGCTGCTTCCTCTGATCAACCAGCTGAGCGACCCGGACTACATCAACCAGTTTGTCATCTGGATG ATTCGGGACTCCAGTTGTAACTATGAAGCCTTCATGAACATACTGAAGTTGACAGACAAACCTCCTGAGCTGGAGGCTGTCAAGGACAAGGTGGTGGAAGAGCTGCAGTATCTCCGCTCCCTGGACACTGCTGGAGATG ACATCAATGTGATCAAAAACCAGATAAACAGTCTTCTGTTTGTGAAGAAGGTTTGTGAGACCAGGATCCAGAGGCTGCAGTCTGGCAAG GAGGTGGACGCCTTGAAGCTGGCAGCCAACTTCGGCAAGCTGTGTGTTATCCCCCTGGATCACATCCTCGTCCACAACATAGCCCTGCAGTTCTTCATGG ACTTCATGCAGGCAGCGGGGGCGCAGGCCGAGCTGTTTTTCTGGCTCACTGTGGAGGGCTACAGGGTGAcggcacagcagcagctggaggccaTGCAGGGCTGGCAGAAAGACGGCAAGAAGCAGCCCAGCGCCACCAAAGGACTGCTGAAGGCCGCTGCACTCGGTGTCTTCGAACAATACCTCTCTGAAAAG GCATCTCCCAGGGTGCAGGTGGAAGAGGAGTCTGTAACTAAACTTggggagaagctgcagaaggaAGATCCCACGCCGGAGATATTTGACGAAATCCAGAGACAG GTGTATGACATGATGCTACGTGATGAGCGCTACTACCCCTCCTTCAAGCAGAGCCCTCTGTACGTCCGCATGCTCGCAGAGCTGGATATGTTGAAAGAACCAAGTTACCGGGGATCTGACGACGGCGATGGAGAGTCTTTCAATGGCTCTCCCACAGGAAGCATAAACCTA TCTTTGGACGACTTGTCCAACTCCTGCCATGATGAATCTATGCACCTTCATGCCTTCATCTCCGACAcag GGGTTTGCAACGACCACGGTAAGACCTACGCGCTGTACGCCATCACTGTGTTCAGACGCAACCAGGATGGCAGCGAGGACTGCTGGAAGACCTACCGCCGCTATTCAGACTTCCATGACTTCCATATGAGGATCACTgaacag tttgagaaCATGGCGTCGATCCTCAAGCTGCCAGGAAAAAAGACATTCAACAACATGGACAGAGACTTCttagagaagagaaaaaaagacctCAATGCTTACCTACAG ttGCTGATGAACCCAGAGATGGTGAAGGCCTGCCCAACTCTGATTCCTTATGTCTACGACTTCCTAGAAAACAAGGCCTACAGCAAGGGCAAAGGAGAGTTCGCACGAAAG ATAGACACATTTGTAAATCCTCTGAAGAGCTCAATGAGGAACGTGTCCAATGCGGTGAAGGCCCTGCCGGACAGTCTGGCTGAAGGAATGACCAAGGTATCTGACAACATGGGACGCATGTCAGAAAGACTGGGTCAGGACCTTAAACAGTCCATACTGAAG GGGCCCCCACTCCTCCCCAAGTCAGACATCGACCCTGAACACTGTCGAGTCTCCGCACAGCTCGATGACAAC GTGGACGATAACATCCCGCTGAGggtaatgctgctgctgatggatgaagtgtttgacCTGAAGGAGAAAAATCAGTGGCTGCGCAGGAACATTAaaaacctgctgcagcagctcatcagAGCGACATATGGAGACACCATCAACAG gAAAATCGTGGATCATGTGGACTACTTGACTTCACCAGAGCAGGTGGCTGACTATGTCAAGAAGTTCAG GGATTCCTACTGGCCCAACGGTATACTGGCTGAGACAACGCCCCGCCGGGACAAGAGCATCCGCATGAGGACACGAGTAGCTGCCAAGACCAGCCTGCTGGGTATCATGCCAg ATGAACTGAAGCACATCATTGGAGCGGACACCACGAGAAAGGGCATCCTGCGCGTCTTCGACATGTTCCAGTACCAACCAATGAACCGGCGGCTCGTCTACGTTTTCCTGGAGGGCTTCTTGGAGACAATGTTCCCCCAGTACAAATTCCCCGAGCTCTTTGTTAAGCTGCACTCCCGCTCACCGCGCATCCACAGATACAGCCAGAAACTCAAATCGGCCTCTCTCAAGAGGTGA
- the snx13 gene encoding sorting nexin-13 isoform X2, with translation MSNDPRERISTSQQTQASLSIWGWGGLGVVLFLVTFGPFAIFYLAFYIFCFVGGGFAVTLLYGKINSEKHLEKCEHSYLPPTQIGIVKTLDEMKLEMKPIRIDRRLTGSSFIDEPLQQVIQFALRDYIQYWYYTLSEDESFILEIRQTLQNALVQFSTRSKEVDWQPYFTTRLVDDFATHLRVFRKAQDRLADREDKQRDITEELVDSFFEAEVEMERKICRDVVCTSNKDEEGFLRDLCELLLYLLLPPGDFHNKNMRYFLREVLARGVLLPLINQLSDPDYINQFVIWMIRDSSCNYEAFMNILKLTDKPPELEAVKDKVVEELQYLRSLDTAGDDINVIKNQINSLLFVKKVCETRIQRLQSGKEVDALKLAANFGKLCVIPLDHILVHNIALQFFMDFMQAAGAQAELFFWLTVEGYRVTAQQQLEAMQGWQKDGKKQPSATKGLLKAAALGVFEQYLSEKASPRVQVEEESVTKLGEKLQKEDPTPEIFDEIQRQVYDMMLRDERYYPSFKQSPLYVRMLAELDMLKEPSYRGSDDGDGESFNGSPTGSINLSLDDLSNSCHDESMHLHAFISDTGVCNDHGKTYALYAITVFRRNQDGSEDCWKTYRRYSDFHDFHMRITEQFENMASILKLPGKKTFNNMDRDFLEKRKKDLNAYLQLLMNPEMVKACPTLIPYVYDFLENKAYSKGKGEFARKFLHNPAHKKLPNQHMTSLVEIDTFVNPLKSSMRNVSNAVKALPDSLAEGMTKVSDNMGRMSERLGQDLKQSILKGPPLLPKSDIDPEHCRVSAQLDDNVDDNIPLRVMLLLMDEVFDLKEKNQWLRRNIKNLLQQLIRATYGDTINRKIVDHVDYLTSPEQVADYVKKFRDSYWPNGILAETTPRRDKSIRMRTRVAAKTSLLGIMPDELKHIIGADTTRKGILRVFDMFQYQPMNRRLVYVFLEGFLETMFPQYKFPELFVKLHSRSPRIHRYSQKLKSASLKR, from the exons ATGAGTAACGACCCTCGAGAACGAATTTCtacatcacaacaaacacag GCCAGTCTATCCATCTGGGGATGGGGGGGTCTTGGAGTCGTGCTGTTCCTCGTCACCTTTGGACCCTTTGCCATATTCTACCTGGCCTTTTATATCTTCTGCTTTGTTGGAGG GGGCTTTGCGGTCACTCTGCTCTATGGAAAGATCAACTCAGAGAAACACCTGGAGAAATGCGAGCACTCTTACTTGCCACCCACACAGATTGGTATAGTGAAG ACATTGGATGAGATGAAGCTAGAAATGAAGCCCATAAGGATTGACCGGAGATTGACTGGCTCCAGTTTTATAGATGAACCACTACAACAG gtgATCCAGTTCGCTCTGAGAGACTACATCCAGTACTGGTACTACACTCTGAGCGAAGATGAATCCTTTATATTGGAGAtcagacaaacactgcagaACGCACTCGTCCAGTTCTCCACACG GTCCAAAGAGGTGGACTGGCAGCCTTACTTTACCACTCGCCTGGTGGACGACTTTGCCACCCATTTACGTGTCTTCAGAAAAGCCCAGGATCGCCTCGCTGACAGAGAGGACAAGCAGA GAGACATAACGGAGGAGCTGGTGGACTCGTTCTTTGAAGCCgaggtggagatggagaggaagattTGCCGAGACGTAGTGTGCACTTCAAACAAAGACGAAGAAG gtttcCTTCGGGACTTGTGTGAGTTGCTTCTGTATCTGTTACTACCTCCTGGAGATTTCCACAACAAGAACATGAGATACTTCCTAAGG GAGGTGTTGGCTCGTGGTGTGCTGCTTCCTCTGATCAACCAGCTGAGCGACCCGGACTACATCAACCAGTTTGTCATCTGGATG ATTCGGGACTCCAGTTGTAACTATGAAGCCTTCATGAACATACTGAAGTTGACAGACAAACCTCCTGAGCTGGAGGCTGTCAAGGACAAGGTGGTGGAAGAGCTGCAGTATCTCCGCTCCCTGGACACTGCTGGAGATG ACATCAATGTGATCAAAAACCAGATAAACAGTCTTCTGTTTGTGAAGAAGGTTTGTGAGACCAGGATCCAGAGGCTGCAGTCTGGCAAG GAGGTGGACGCCTTGAAGCTGGCAGCCAACTTCGGCAAGCTGTGTGTTATCCCCCTGGATCACATCCTCGTCCACAACATAGCCCTGCAGTTCTTCATGG ACTTCATGCAGGCAGCGGGGGCGCAGGCCGAGCTGTTTTTCTGGCTCACTGTGGAGGGCTACAGGGTGAcggcacagcagcagctggaggccaTGCAGGGCTGGCAGAAAGACGGCAAGAAGCAGCCCAGCGCCACCAAAGGACTGCTGAAGGCCGCTGCACTCGGTGTCTTCGAACAATACCTCTCTGAAAAG GCATCTCCCAGGGTGCAGGTGGAAGAGGAGTCTGTAACTAAACTTggggagaagctgcagaaggaAGATCCCACGCCGGAGATATTTGACGAAATCCAGAGACAG GTGTATGACATGATGCTACGTGATGAGCGCTACTACCCCTCCTTCAAGCAGAGCCCTCTGTACGTCCGCATGCTCGCAGAGCTGGATATGTTGAAAGAACCAAGTTACCGGGGATCTGACGACGGCGATGGAGAGTCTTTCAATGGCTCTCCCACAGGAAGCATAAACCTA TCTTTGGACGACTTGTCCAACTCCTGCCATGATGAATCTATGCACCTTCATGCCTTCATCTCCGACAcag GGGTTTGCAACGACCACGGTAAGACCTACGCGCTGTACGCCATCACTGTGTTCAGACGCAACCAGGATGGCAGCGAGGACTGCTGGAAGACCTACCGCCGCTATTCAGACTTCCATGACTTCCATATGAGGATCACTgaacag tttgagaaCATGGCGTCGATCCTCAAGCTGCCAGGAAAAAAGACATTCAACAACATGGACAGAGACTTCttagagaagagaaaaaaagacctCAATGCTTACCTACAG ttGCTGATGAACCCAGAGATGGTGAAGGCCTGCCCAACTCTGATTCCTTATGTCTACGACTTCCTAGAAAACAAGGCCTACAGCAAGGGCAAAGGAGAGTTCGCACGAAAG tttttgcataatcctgctcacaaaaaACTACCCAACCAACATatgacctccttggtggag ATAGACACATTTGTAAATCCTCTGAAGAGCTCAATGAGGAACGTGTCCAATGCGGTGAAGGCCCTGCCGGACAGTCTGGCTGAAGGAATGACCAAGGTATCTGACAACATGGGACGCATGTCAGAAAGACTGGGTCAGGACCTTAAACAGTCCATACTGAAG GGGCCCCCACTCCTCCCCAAGTCAGACATCGACCCTGAACACTGTCGAGTCTCCGCACAGCTCGATGACAAC GTGGACGATAACATCCCGCTGAGggtaatgctgctgctgatggatgaagtgtttgacCTGAAGGAGAAAAATCAGTGGCTGCGCAGGAACATTAaaaacctgctgcagcagctcatcagAGCGACATATGGAGACACCATCAACAG gAAAATCGTGGATCATGTGGACTACTTGACTTCACCAGAGCAGGTGGCTGACTATGTCAAGAAGTTCAG GGATTCCTACTGGCCCAACGGTATACTGGCTGAGACAACGCCCCGCCGGGACAAGAGCATCCGCATGAGGACACGAGTAGCTGCCAAGACCAGCCTGCTGGGTATCATGCCAg ATGAACTGAAGCACATCATTGGAGCGGACACCACGAGAAAGGGCATCCTGCGCGTCTTCGACATGTTCCAGTACCAACCAATGAACCGGCGGCTCGTCTACGTTTTCCTGGAGGGCTTCTTGGAGACAATGTTCCCCCAGTACAAATTCCCCGAGCTCTTTGTTAAGCTGCACTCCCGCTCACCGCGCATCCACAGATACAGCCAGAAACTCAAATCGGCCTCTCTCAAGAGGTGA